One window from the genome of Haliaeetus albicilla chromosome 26, bHalAlb1.1, whole genome shotgun sequence encodes:
- the LOC104319466 gene encoding lipocalin-15-like, with protein MTAVLLSLALALLCLLQAGAEVPVQPGFNIEKFAGMWHVAAAVSNCSVFLKMKDRMKSSIATISFTPEGDLAMKLVWPLLDRCQKFELLFQRSGQAGHYMAALEKRDLRVMETDYSCYAIVHELQQSRQEPSTALQLLTREQNMSPQLLQKFKELIPTVGLTKDMLAILPKSDQCT; from the exons ATGACGGCGGTGCTGCTGAGCCTGGCgctggctctgctctgcctgctgcaggcaggggccgAGGTCCCTGTGCAGCCGGGCTTCAACATCGAAAAG TTTGCAGGGATGTGGCATGTCGCAGCTGCCGTTTCCAACTGCTCTGTGTTCCTGAAGATGAAGGACAGGATGAAGTCGTCCATCGCCACCATCAGCTTCACGCCGGAGGGGGACCTGGCTATGAAGCTTGTCTGGCCCCT GCTGGACAGATGCCAAAAGTTTGAGCTGCTCTTCCAGCGAAgcgggcaggcagggcactACATGG CAGCACTAGAGAAGAGAGACCTGCGTGTGATGGAGACGGACTACAGCTGCTACGCCATCGTGCACGAGCTCCAGCAGAGTAGGCAGGAGCCCAGCACCGCACTGCAGCTCCTCA CGAGGGAGCAGAACATGagcccccagctcctgcagaagTTCAAAGAGCTCATCCCCACCGTGGGCCTGACCAAGGACATGCTGGCCATCCTGCCCAAGTCAG ATCAGTGCACCTAG